GTCACTGAAGACCTGGCGACCGTTGACCTCCACCACCACCGGCTGAGAGAGGTCCACCTCGTCCGGGGAGAGCAGCAAGCGCAGGGCGCGGACGCCTTCGGTTTGGAGGGCGAAGTGATTCCCCGAACGTTCGGCGATCACCCGGCCGGAAGGCTCCTTGTGGGGATAGAGGAGATTGTCGGCGGTGGGTGGGGGATAGCGCAGGGTGAGCTGCAAGCGTTCGCTCTCCCGTTCGATCTCCGCCGGTACCACCGCGCCCACGGGTAGCGGCTTCAGGGCGGCGACCAAGCCTTCCAGAGTGGGCGTCGGCGTGTCGTTGATGGAGATCAGCACGTCTCCGGGGCGGATGCCCGCCCGCTGCGCCACCGAACCCTCGTGCACCGACTGCACCCGCACCGCGTCGCGGGTTTCGAGATCCGCTTCCAAGCCCAGCACCAAGCCCTGACGGGGATTCCAGGCGTTGGCATCGGGGATCGGGCTCTCTCCGGGGATGGATCCCAGGCGGTCGATGATCAGCCAGGAGATGCGACCGGAGGCGTCCGGATCTGCCGTCTCCCATTGCAGCCGATCCGGCAGCGGATCGCGAGGATGCTTCAGCGCCCAACGGTTGATGGCGGGGGTCTCGCTAGCGTACCAATCCATGGTGTGGCCGCTGTCGTGTTGAACGCTGAAGAGGATTTCCGCGCCGCTCTTCCGAAAATGCTCGACGAAGGGCTGCACCGAGTCGGCGGGGTAGAGCGGATCCTGGCCACCGTTGACCACATAGAACGGCCGGTTGGCCAGGTTGAAGGGGTGGATCTCTCCCTCGACATCCGCCTTGGGGTTGGCCAGCAGGCCGGGATGGCCGATGCAGGCGAGGAAGGCGGCGTAGGGGGTCGGGTCCTTCATGGCGAAGTACCAGGTGCCGGTGCCGCCGTCGGAGACGCCGCCCATCACCACCCGGTTCTCGTCCACGTTGTAGGTCCGCCGCACCTGCGCCAGGATCCCCGCCACCGCCTCCAGCTGACTGTGCTCCCACCACAGCGACTCGTACCAGCCCGCCGGGTAGACCCGCAGCACTCCGGGCTCCTCCGGCGCTCCCGGCGCCGCGCCCCAGGAACCGTCCACCGCTCCCAGCGGCCGGTTGACGCCGCCGTGGAGGACGATGCGCAGGGGATAGCGCTGCTGGGGGTCGTAGGAAGCGGGCACCACCAGCAGATAGGGGTGCCGTTGGGAGTCGTGGTTCACCTGCCAGCCCAGCTGGCGGCCGGTAGGGACCTTGGCGGAGTAGGGCCGCCCGGCCCGCAGCGCCGGCAGCAGCTCCGCCACCGGGACCTGCGCCTGGAGCAGCTTCTGGATCGCCTTGCGCCCCTGACGCTCCGACCGGGCATCCCAGAAGTTCTCCAGGTCCACGGCCAGGGTGGGCGCCGAAAGGAATAGGAGGGCGAGCAGCGAGAGGAATCTTCGGTACATGCCGTTATCTACGGCTGGAGTCGCGGCGGGGTTCAGGGAAACAGTCCTTGAGAACCGACAAGCAAGAACCAACAAGTGGGTCCCCCCTGCGGACTTTCCCCCAACCCCTCCCCGAGCACAGCACCACACGGATCAACTCTTTACCCATGACCGCGCAGCCACTCCCGGTGTGCGGGAGGGTGCGGGTTCCGAGGATGGGCGTCTTCGCCCACCGCAGGACCCGACTCCCGACCTGACGCGCCATCGGTCTTCGGCTCAGAATCCTCCGAAGCCGGCAGGGTGCCGGCACTCCCAGGGAGGAAACCAACAAGAACCAACAAGTGGGTCCCCCCTGCGGGAGTCGCCGATGCGAGCCGCCCAAAGGCCTTTGTTTGCAGGCGATCAACAAGCCATCAACAATTGGGTCCCGCGGGTTGGGGGCGGGGGCGGAATGTCACGGGGCGGGGTTTGGTTGTGGAGGATGACGTTCACCGGATGAGGCTGTGTGTGCCCGGAGCGGGGGTCGCTCGGAGGCGCACGCGGAGCCTAGACAAGGAGTTGTCCATGCTCGCCGTCGATTCTCTTCGTG
Above is a window of Acidobacteriota bacterium DNA encoding:
- a CDS encoding PDZ domain-containing protein, whose protein sequence is MYRRFLSLLALLFLSAPTLAVDLENFWDARSERQGRKAIQKLLQAQVPVAELLPALRAGRPYSAKVPTGRQLGWQVNHDSQRHPYLLVVPASYDPQQRYPLRIVLHGGVNRPLGAVDGSWGAAPGAPEEPGVLRVYPAGWYESLWWEHSQLEAVAGILAQVRRTYNVDENRVVMGGVSDGGTGTWYFAMKDPTPYAAFLACIGHPGLLANPKADVEGEIHPFNLANRPFYVVNGGQDPLYPADSVQPFVEHFRKSGAEILFSVQHDSGHTMDWYASETPAINRWALKHPRDPLPDRLQWETADPDASGRISWLIIDRLGSIPGESPIPDANAWNPRQGLVLGLEADLETRDAVRVQSVHEGSVAQRAGIRPGDVLISINDTPTPTLEGLVAALKPLPVGAVVPAEIERESERLQLTLRYPPPTADNLLYPHKEPSGRVIAERSGNHFALQTEGVRALRLLLSPDEVDLSQPVVVEVNGRQVFSDTVEPDAETLLRWAWRDGDRTMLFVAELALELGSEPGSKAAEE